Proteins from one Mesoplasma sp. JKS002658 genomic window:
- a CDS encoding ComEC/Rec2 family competence protein, with protein MTKTLLKPQDYFVIYFLFSGLIALISLKVPWILIPGIGVLLLFTLVDWKVKFSPMIVSLLLLISFLIRCVVSWLVKTPPTLIQTKFIVQTIKDNYLLLDHHGIKYYCSLSLLPDHQFYLHQKLLITGQALPLSKQSNYFEFNFQNYLHQKGVNQEVRPDRVISTNNGWLFKINLFYKRFFHSDFEQVFLLNNHQSSIELIQRTNQLGITYLLNFGGLPWFFLSWTLTKLIQKAKGKVHVKYKTGLVVDGLLLCFGFTLNFPFVLTRVALTSLVHNWLRIKKIKPNLISIWVIVYSCLIALDNSLIQSNVFLYYVMVIIYFRFTSSQSIWKQLLFNFVISNLTFGVVNSLIGYRFFYLNEVFCVLLAPLLGFLNILTWLTFWIPKIDIVYHFLNHLVTSELTCFAKINWFYATGHVKIYWYFLYFGFLKLFLTISTPKWCKGGLLITTLLCLVFIFSAKFLYFQPGIEILNVGNGQTVILKQKNHITLFDAGSGPGHSKSILKNYCQYWGIRRIDEIFISHYHEDHYNQIEALMTDKILIKKVIKRETALRFYQVKDVRINLFNLDSQSKNENNNSLVYLLNFHHKNFLIMNDLETEGEIKLLNDINFRACIQNKTIDYLLAGHHGSKTSSTLPWLTYLRPKLVFISGEKQGLRQFPNDETISKLEQLSIPYKVTGGKFNFFIKIKNTP; from the coding sequence GTGACTAAAACTCTCTTAAAGCCTCAAGATTATTTTGTGATTTATTTTCTTTTTAGTGGCTTAATTGCCTTAATCTCTTTAAAGGTACCTTGAATTTTGATTCCAGGAATTGGAGTTCTACTACTTTTCACTTTAGTTGATTGAAAAGTAAAATTTTCACCAATGATTGTGAGTTTGTTGTTACTAATTTCGTTTTTGATTCGTTGTGTGGTGAGTTGATTGGTTAAAACTCCACCAACTTTAATACAAACTAAATTTATTGTCCAAACAATTAAAGATAACTATCTACTTCTTGATCATCATGGAATTAAATACTATTGTTCTTTATCTTTACTCCCAGACCACCAATTTTATTTACACCAAAAACTCTTAATTACTGGTCAAGCACTTCCTTTATCAAAACAAAGTAATTATTTTGAATTCAACTTTCAAAATTATTTACACCAAAAGGGAGTTAATCAAGAAGTACGACCAGACCGGGTTATTTCTACTAATAACGGGTGATTATTCAAAATAAATCTTTTTTATAAACGATTTTTTCACAGTGATTTTGAACAAGTTTTTCTTTTAAATAATCATCAGTCTAGTATTGAACTGATTCAAAGAACGAACCAATTGGGCATTACTTATTTATTAAACTTTGGTGGTTTACCATGATTTTTTCTCAGTTGAACTTTAACTAAACTGATTCAAAAAGCTAAGGGGAAAGTCCACGTGAAATACAAAACAGGATTAGTTGTTGATGGATTACTTTTATGTTTTGGTTTTACCCTAAATTTTCCCTTCGTTTTGACTAGAGTCGCATTAACCAGTCTGGTTCACAATTGATTAAGAATTAAAAAGATTAAACCAAATTTAATCAGTATTTGAGTGATTGTTTATAGTTGTTTAATTGCTTTAGATAATAGTTTAATTCAAAGTAATGTTTTCTTATATTATGTAATGGTAATTATCTATTTTCGCTTCACATCATCACAATCAATTTGAAAACAATTACTTTTTAATTTTGTAATTAGTAACCTAACTTTTGGTGTAGTTAATAGTTTAATCGGTTATCGTTTCTTTTATTTAAATGAGGTTTTTTGCGTCCTACTTGCACCTTTATTGGGTTTTTTAAACATCTTAACGTGATTAACTTTTTGAATTCCAAAAATTGATATTGTTTATCATTTTTTAAATCATTTAGTTACTAGTGAATTAACCTGTTTTGCAAAGATTAATTGGTTTTATGCTACAGGTCACGTTAAGATCTATTGATATTTTCTTTATTTTGGATTTTTAAAGTTGTTTCTCACGATTTCAACTCCGAAGTGGTGTAAAGGCGGATTGTTGATAACAACTTTACTTTGTTTAGTTTTTATTTTTAGTGCAAAATTTCTTTATTTTCAACCTGGAATCGAAATTTTGAATGTTGGTAATGGTCAAACTGTAATCTTAAAACAAAAAAACCACATCACCTTGTTTGATGCTGGATCGGGTCCGGGTCATAGCAAGAGTATTTTAAAAAATTATTGTCAATATTGAGGAATTCGTCGAATTGATGAAATCTTCATTTCTCATTACCACGAAGATCACTATAACCAGATTGAAGCATTGATGACTGATAAGATTTTGATTAAAAAAGTGATTAAAAGAGAGACTGCTCTGAGATTTTATCAAGTCAAGGATGTACGGATTAATCTTTTTAATCTTGATAGTCAAAGTAAAAATGAAAATAATAATAGTTTGGTCTATTTATTAAATTTCCATCACAAAAACTTCTTGATTATGAATGATTTAGAAACAGAAGGTGAAATTAAACTCTTAAATGATATTAATTTTCGTGCCTGTATTCAAAATAAAACCATTGATTATTTGTTGGCCGGACATCACGGTAGTAAAACTAGTTCCACTTTGCCTTGATTGACTTATTTACGACCAAAATTAGTGTTTATTTCTGGAGAAAAACAAGGATTAAGACAATTTCCTAATGATGAAACAATCAGTAAATTAGAACAATTATCAATTCCTTATAAAGTTACTGGGGGTAAGTTCAATTTCTTTATTAAAATAAAAAACACTCCATAA